CGTTCACTTCTGTTTGGTTTGATCTTTTTCTTTCCTGTATTGGTGTTTAGTGTCTTTTTAACTCTGTTGGTTGAAAATTGTTAGTTTGTGAAATTTCCTGAGTTCGAACTATTTTAGTTCCAGCTTATTTTCAAAGATAAAATCGCTCTATCTGTGTATTGTGTGATCTTTATAATCTGTGGTATAGTATGTGGCAGTAATGATTAGCTTGTTTGGACAAGCTACGGATAGACTATGCCAGAAGCTCGATGAGGCCGATTCAAACAAAGAAGATGTAGAGATGGAGTCACTTTTCTCCTGTTAGAATTGAATAGGAAAGTTGGTTGTTCGGTTTAAGGATGAGGAGTGGGTTAAAGTGTTGGATGTTGTTtccattctattttttttgggttagagAGTTGGATGTTGTTTGCATTCTATTTTTGTCCCccttcattttttcattctttccaTTGTATATCCAGCTTTGTTGTGCAGCTACCTAATAAGATAGCATGAGATTTTATGATAATTATGCACATACAGATGGTGCTTTGGATAAAGCGAGAAAAGACAAGAAGAGGCAGCTTAAAGATACATTGAATCTTGTTCTTAAGAAGAGGAAGGTAATGGCAAAACTTTGACAACTAATACATTGGCTAGCATAATTACCCTTCGGTCTATGTTTTGGACATTAACTCTTTCTGACACTTTGATATGTTTCTATACTCTTAGAGCTCATGATAATAGTTAATTGAAATCTTTTGCTCTTCATTGCTATGTCAGCATGTTCAAATTGGTACCTTGGCCAATCAAAAACTTGCTGAAGAGGAACTATTAGAATACAAGGAAGATGGATTTTTTGCTTGTGAAAAAGACTCGATCATCATTCCTACTTGTTTTAGCTTTGATTGGAACTTGTATGATCCACCGAGGTGGAGTCCTTGGAGCATTAATTCCTGCTATGGTGTCGTTTGGGGAATTATTTGTTGGTCTAGGCTTGTAGCTGGTTGGATGTGTAGCTTCATAGGCCATTTTCTTTACGTCTATTTTAATGTGGTTGCATTGGATGTCCCTCTCAATCAATGGAAGCATCTTTTATCACCAGATAAAATATGCATATGACTGGTTATACTTCCTGAGTAAATTTCGTGCATTCAATTTGTCAAACTTCCTTCGAGTATAGAGCATCGGATGTTAACTTGGTGACCTgacttattttaatttgttttgagttCTATGCTGATCGACATCTAAAATTTCAGAAACAATCAAAATCGATCTCTACAACAGGCATGATAAACGTGTCTTGCACGTCGTGATGCACCTAGTAAAATTATAAAGATGAAAATGCACAAACGAATTTTTTTGACAACCATCGCTTTATTAGTCAATATTGTAAAATAGAGGGGAAAATTTTTAAGCCTACAAACAAATTAAGCAGCATCCACTATCGTTGGACCATATTCTCCTAATTAATATATCACTAAAGATAGGTACACTATCTttttacactacatagttaTACTACATCTTATGTGGAACCTATTTTGAGtcccaaaaaatccaaaaaaataccgataaattttaaaatattgttttatggggtcttataaaaaattagttccaaTAAATGTCGGTAAgtactacttttggattcaaaGGTGTGAAATTGCTTAATTGTGCAGTTTCGCCACTAcgaatctagaaataatacttaccaatatccgttaaagctaattttttacagagccccataaaataatattttagaatttatgaatatttttctagatttttttgaaacctAAAATGAGCTCCACATaaaatgtagtgtaactatgtagtgtatgtaacatctctctctatatatttaTCCCTCTCTTCCTCCATCACCTTTTAGGCAATATATATCACATTTTTAATGTTCTCTTTTATGAACAAATGGAAAAACATCTCAAAATGGTAATCGACGCTATTTATGGATTGCATTTGTCACGTAGGATGGATAATTTATTTAAGTTGAGACTATATCACATTTCGACGTGCCTTTACGTATGCACATCTGCTATTTATTGAATAAATCAGgcagggttttgtttttttgtatccTCAAATCAGGCAGAGTCGTTTTCCTTTCAAATGCGCATTTCTTTACTTTAACTGTGTAACACGTTTTCACATGCACTGTAAATTCTATAGGCTAATTAGAAATGTAAATCATtcattcttccatttttttattttttttggctagaCAAGAAAGGATGGAGGGATGCTTAATCAGAAGGACTTCAAAACTCACGGTGCATCTCACAAGAGATTAAAACACTTAATAGATTTCTATTACCCCACCAAAATGAAGCAAGATCTCTCTCACACATAGTTTCTGGTTCATCATTATGGCGGTGACTTTCTTACTGTAGATAATAAATATTACTACAAATCTATCATGTACATCTAATACAACGGAAAAGGACCTACTGCATACGAGACAGCAAAATAAACATCCATATCAAATGAAGGAGACACCAGCTATAAATTTATAAGACGATCATATATCGAAGAAATACATGCAAGTTGTCGATGACCAACTAATTGTGTACAGACTTCCTACAAAAACATtaggcggtggcggtggcggtggcggtggcttCCTAACGAAACATTAGGCAGAAAACATTAGTAGATGTCTAACGTAAGTTTTGACaaatatttgtaaaacattGAAAAGAGGGTACATATATAGAGGGAGAGACGGTGTAGTGTTAACCACCTCAATTCCTCCTTAGTGGGATTTGGCCCCAATTTGAAACTGAACCTCCCTCCCGGACCAAGCTCCCATTCAGTGTTGATAATGTCCGGTCCGGTTTAGTTTGAATTGTTGTGAGCCTCTAATCGATCTACTACAATAGTGATCGGAATCGTCCATTgggtagagctcgtcaagtagggtatacacacaaaaaatcaacttggtTGAGCATCGGTAATTAACTATATAAACGAACTAGATtttctacaagaaaaatgggACATATAAGTCTTGGATCATAGTTTTACCAACCATTTTttcgatcaagctaattttctGTGAGCATATTTTACTAGCTTTACAAAATGTATGATTTTGATCATTATTGTGGCCCAAGGAAGGCCCCTAACGACCCGGACTAGACATTATCAATACTGGATGGGAGCTTGGTCCGAAAATTAttcataataaataaataaataaaataatcgGGATGTTCTGATAAGCCTGGCGCAAGACATTTCTCGTAGAGAttgacttattcacggagccgcgcaatctcagccgtccgttTCGGCTTTGTACGGTTTGAAttctaatgaaattttttcgaaaACATTTCATTAgaattcgaaccgtccaaaacactttggACGCTCAAGATTCACTTCCATAACTAACTATTCAGGGAAAGCTATctgaaaaaagtttttctctttcttgtaaGGCACAAACGATGTTGTTCTAAAACATGAATGATGAATCATAGTTTCAGAagtcaaaatctcaaaataacATGGTCACGAAAGTATGGGATTTTAGTTATATTTGCAAGTTAAGCatagagtaaatttttttttgcaagttaagcataaagtattttttttataaccggatgtctgaATTAACTTGCGTGCATCTTAACTAATTTCGGGGCCCTGAAAATAATGACCGGGCATAATATCCAGTAGTCccaaggtttgaaatatttgacctctgtgaaaataaaatttgtaacTTTATGAAGAAAGACTTATTGCTTTCTGACAACCTCTTGGCCAAATTGTGCAAGGTAAAAGCATTCACACATGAAATATCGTGTTGGATTTCTGATAATGATGGGGACAATCAAATCAAAGGGCCAAACCCTTTACCATTTTCCTAAATCATTGTACACTTTACAATGGAtgggtattttttaattggtaaCATATGTAGGGTGTTTTGAGCAAACTTATTCGCGCTTCAGATTAGTTTCTAAAGTTTCTTTCATAATTGTTTCACGCGCTTGCGTACGTAttgttgaccaaaaaaaaaaaaaaatcaaacccgaTCTTAAAAGAGAGTAAACTCCCAGCCCCAGATTTCAGGCCAAGATTACTTGGCTAACTCCTTGGAGTTTCGTACAGTTGGGTTGATTAATCATAGATCGATGTATTGTCCCAATGATCCAAATCAAACTAACCAATTGAGAGATCAAATCAAAATAGTAGTAACAGTTTAATTTCCGAATCACCAACCCCATGATGGATGATTGATCTCATTTACCAAACATAATAGTAATATCGATCAGTGGGTCCAAAATTGATCACTAATTAGGACAAAAATATATTCAGCAGTCTGAGGCCAATAACGTGTTACAACCACACACTATTATGGATCTCATGCTAGCTCTTGGTCATTCTCGAGACTGACTTGATGATCCCAGTACTAGTTGAGAATCCCGCCAAACAAATCATGTAACACGCGACGAACAATCGAGTTAATTGGGTACATTCACGGGCTCATACTCAGCGGTCTGAGGCCGATAAACGTGTTACAACCACACATACAGTATTATGGATCCCATGCACTTGGTCATATACTCGAGACTGAACTTGATGATCCCAGTTGAGAATCCCGCCAAACAAAACATGTACCTCTCCGTCTTTCACTGCCGACTCCATGCATGCTTGTTACTAGCTAGATATTTTCCTTTGTAgtggtattttttttggcttggagCAAAATGTGAATTCTTCTTTAGGTTTCAATGGTACTGCCAATACAAGAGTCCGAGAAGACGTCTAATGAATGGAATTGACCGTGAAAACAGAGAAATTTTGGGTACTggatgggtaccacgtggccaTGCATGTccacgtggtgcccgagcagcccatctggaccgttcaaaagtgtattggatggcctagattgaaaccctctctctcctctgatcacctcaccactctctctcctttttctctctccaaatccgagccgttcaaaaccGAAATATACCCGGAACGGctcggacaccacgtggtacacccggcactgaaaaatttctcatgaaAACCTTATTTAGGGTGATAATTAATTGGGAAGTattaggtacaaagaaaatatacCCGGAAATTATCCCGAAAAGGCAAATCAACGGTATAGATGCATTTCAAAGTGAATCAGTACAATTGATTTGCCCTTTCGGGGTAATTTTTGGGGAtgttttctttgcacttagcatttccctaattaattatgaccctcaTAATGCATGAAAATATAATGCATGAAAATTTATTCAATGCATGCCAACTGTTCATATTTTCAAAGAAACCTTATCCATGAATGGATCAAAGTACTTATCACTTCTGTCGTTTTATCAATTGATGATAGGAGGGGATGGGGaaaaaatttagttattttacaTACTGTATATAAAAGAAACCCACAAAATTAGTTTGTTCATCATTAAGACATGAGATTTAGGAGTCGGATTTGCTTGCTCCTAAGATTTcagattcataactttttaagTGCTATCAAGTCTTGTAGAGCCAATTCATAATAGATTTCGTCTGATTTTAAATAATTGGGATTGATTATTCAGATATTAGTCAAGGCGCGCATGCATAAAATAGCCTGAATCTTCATTGAGTAATTAAAAAAAGTCTAttggagtataaaaaaaaagaagcgcCTGATCGATCTACAAAGCCAACCCACAATCTTGAAGAAATTTCATATTGAAAATGGTCAAAACAGAATTTACTTTGCAGTCGTGGACAAGTAATTTGAGAAGGAAGGCAGGGTTGCGCACGTTCCGAATCAACAATGAGActgtttttccaaaattaatcgGTCTACGTCAAAGCTAAGAAAATTTATACAATTACAGCGATGTAGATCCAGTTGGTCTACTAcgccaaacacacaaaaatctCGAACTTTCTTGCTGTTggaaaaaaaaggtcaaaataGAAATCTGTCACTGTATTATCAGCAGTGCTACAGTCACCGACCtcgtgtggggtccactccgggccccgcacgaatgatccgagccgctcaataatttaaaaaaaaaaaactgagtgggccTCGTgcgaaataagctcaatccgatgtgtgtacgtgctcgttcccaacttaatttttgaactgctcggatcatctgattttggaaCGGCTTGGATCGAGcacgtacacacatcggattgagcttatttctcacgaggcccactcggttttttaaaaaaaattattgagcggctcggatcattcatGCGGGacccggagtggaccccacaagGGTTAGGTGGCCGGTCACCGACCCTCCCGGTCGGTGACTGTAGTGTTTCTGCTGTACTATATGTGATAGTACTCCTAAAATGTGAAGAGGGGAAAACATATATTCCACCAACAACAAAAGTAGACGTACgcttttcttcttttcacaCACAAGTCCACTAATAAGAGTGCTCGTCCCTTAGCTTTCTTTCCGCCCTTTAAAACCCAATCATCCTCTCGCTCATACTCCATACTTtcacagagagggagagagagagagagagagtactacTAGTGCCTCAAATGGAGTatatggctcaaaacatgaccgctttctttttcctctctctcatcGTCGTAGTCGTGTGCTTCTTGGGTTTGTCTGAAGCCCAGAAGCAGGTTCCGGCCATGTACGTGTTTGGTGACTCCTTAGTGGATGTGGGCAACAACAATCACCTGAAAATCTCCATTGCTAAAGCAAATTTTCCCCACAACGGCGTCGATTATGCCGGCGACAAACCGACCGGGAGGTTCAGCAATGGCAAAAATTTTGCAGATTTCATCGGTAAACTTAACTATATATTATGTTTACCATTAGATATACTGTTACTATCAACTATCACGTATATCTCCAATTAATTTATCTTTCGAAATTAATCACAATATATGCATGGGCTTGTTTGTTAGACCTAGTACTATCAGATTggattatgtatatatatttaattaaaGAGATCAGATATTTTATGTTTCtcgctgaaattttttttttttgaacggcgaattttttttttattaatccttGAAAGAATACAAAGaccaaaaagaaccaaaaaaaaggcAACAGAGGTCATCCGAGATCCAAACTTTTAATTGACAAGATGCTAATCAAAGAAACATTTTAAGAGGTCTAAATGcccaaataaaataatacaaaGCAAAGCCCAACACCAATAAAGCCTAACAGCTCAAATAAAACAAGGAAAAACGACGGTTAATAACGtgctttgataattaatacccgtcaaagacATTATAAACACAAATGAGATACAACCCAaacacctaaaaagcctaaaagtCCAAATAAAAGGGAGTAAACCCAGCATTAAAGCCCAAACAAAACCTTAACCCTACGAATATCCCAGCAGCCACCTCCCTCCGCACTGCTGCAACACCGACTGCTGCTGCTAATTGCCCAGTCAGAGGACTCACTGCCGCCGCCTCGCTTAGCCGTTAGGCCGAGGGAACCGAACTAAACCCAGGAGAATAGAACGGTGGAGACGAACCACTGTCCAGATTAAATGTTCATCCTCTGTTTTCTACCTGGTGGCTTTAGTTCTTTACTTTTGGTACGATTAGCTGTCACGCGCGTTGCCATGTTTTCATGCAACCTTTTATTTATAtctcttataaaaaaaaaacaacttttgcacttttaaGATTAGCCTTTTATCTCGCTCTTACTTCTTAAATTAAAAGGGTGAAAAATTTGATATGTTGTACAGTTTTAATAATGAAAAAACACCACTCTAAAACAATATATGCCTTAATTCTTTTTTGTGGGAGAATTTATTTTACCTTTAATTCCGTCACGACCAACCTCATTGGGTATGAAACTCCTCTTCATAAAATTTTAATCGCAACCTTACACCAGTACCAGGTATTCTACACAACCACACTCCACCAATTGCCCACCACCAATTGCCCACGTTAATATATGCCTTATTTCAGGGAGAaataattattctttcacaatctGGAAAATATATGTTACTAACGGGCCAGACCTTTCGAGATTAACTAAGATAAATTATGAAAATGACCTGTACCGTTGATTTCTCTTTTCGAAATACATTTTCGAAGTACTTAGAATTATTGTTACCTGTAACTTTCGCAAAAGGAAAATCTCCTCATAGCCTCATAGGTGTAATGGGTTGATAAGACTTGTTGGACCCACAGCCCATGTATAGATGTTAACGTATATCCCAATCCCGCGTAAACCAAAAATGTGtcacttttttatttggatGGTTCTACAAAAATTTCAGATTTAATAAGAGGAAACTAATATCATGTAGCATGATGTAGATACTAAAAAGGAAACACAAGTCTTACTCCGTATGATTTTAAGAATATTCCATTGTCACATAATTCCAACCAAAACTTCCGTAACTAAAgtagcacttttttttttttccaagttttcGATACTCAACCGGATGTCTGGACCAGCTTTCgtaaaaattaaatataataCATGTTAAACTTCCATATGTTGACGTTTGGACTGCTTGGGATGCAGCTGAGAAAGCAGGTTTAGTTGCATCGCCACCACCGTATCTCTCCGTTGTATCTAACAAAAGCAATGAGGCATTTCCAATCACTGGTGTTAGCTTTGCCTCTGGAGGTGCTGGCATCTTCAATGGCACAGATGAACGCTATGTAAGTTAATTTAGTAAATactattgaattttcaattagttAACTTATTTTGCTCTTATAATAGATAATATAGACCATGCACACGTGGGATATAGAATAGGGACGGAATCAGGATTTTGTAAATATAGGGGTTGTATTATGACCAACAAAATTTCGAAATTTTAAGGTTTGAGAATTtaataatttgtttggtttaggttttgagagaaattttttggataatgagtggagaaagatagaaagagaaatgagataaatattgaaggaaaaacttataGGAGACCGCGCGCAGAATGAGGGATTGgattttgggacccaaaatgaacacattcttaaagcaTTTAATGTCTAAATAACATCCAATCCAAAATACAATAGGTAGGTGTTttcatcaaacaaaaaataattgatattaatataaaaatttcaaaaaaaaaaaactccgaatCAACGCGGGGCCGTGGCCCCCATAAGCCCAAGTTGATCTAGCTCCGTCTATAtaatatctttttttctttgtttttaatAATTCGAGTCAGCATAATTTAATAATTCGAGTCAGGCTTATGCATAGTTCGATTAATTCCCTTACTCTAAAATTAACAATCAGACAAAATTGTTGTGGCCTCCAGAACTTTTACCGACAATGGAACAACCCTTGGGTTCTGTAGAATGTTTTTCGTAgtagaaaaacttatttacagagGGTTTCGTATATAAGTTTACGAACGTCAATCGTGagcatccaaaagtgtttcgGATGATCtagattaaaaattaatttttacagGTAAAAGATATCTTTTTACTAGTCAaaatttaaatacatatctcATCCACTGATTGCCGAAACGAATGGCTGCGATTGTACAGTTCCGTGTAGGGCTGTTACTCGAAACCGGAAAACcgatcgaaaccggaaaaaccggaccggaccggattttttaaaccggttgaataatttcgatccggttccggtttataaaattttataaaccggaaaaataatttcgatccggtttatgtgttttaaaaaccggttgaaaccggaaccggttatatatatgtataatatatacatatatatatataaaaacataggggaggagttgaattatgggtttttggttgatattttgtagtgtatattggtctaataaatatatttattagataaaaactattttatgggcttaattatgtttttatggatttttttttatgtattgggctcaaatttgatccttttttgttgggcccaaaaaaaagggttgaattatagatttttagttgatattttatgagttgaattgtgaattttttgatgtgttgagcaaaaaatatggcccatgaataaaaaccggataaaccggaccaaaaccggttgagccggtcgaaaccggaccggttttatctcaaccggttccggtttctaaaaatctcaaaccgaatatccggtttcgaccgaaaaatacactcaaaccggtcgaaaccggaccagTATCACCCCTAGTTccgtgaataacttattcacaaCTCCCCgtaaataagttattctctTTTCGTAGAGATAATGGAGGGAGTGTTCATATAAAAGGCATGATATTCTATTAGTAGACAAAGTTTACGCACCAAAAAGTAGACAAAAGTACGTATTCCTTTGGCTTTCGCACATAAGCCATGTGGGACACATTTCATGTGTAATATCTAAGGGCATGATACCAAGTG
The sequence above is drawn from the Rhododendron vialii isolate Sample 1 chromosome 6a, ASM3025357v1 genome and encodes:
- the LOC131330504 gene encoding uncharacterized protein LOC131330504; this encodes MRFYDNYAHTDGALDKARKDKKRQLKDTLNLVLKKRKHVQIGTLANQKLAEEELLEYKEDGFFACEKDSIIIPTCFSFDWNLYDPPRWSPWSINSCYGVVWGIICWSRLVAGWMCSFIGHFLYVYFNVVALDVPLNQWKHLLSPDKICI